GTATTATCCACCTCTGCGTTTGCCATTGTTGTAAAGTGTGTCCACGGTGTCAGAGAGACTGTGTCTTTACTGACAGGAGAGGTCTTTTTTTCCATATAGGAATAAATATCCAGCGCCCCTTCGTACGCATCCTGCTTGTCAATCAATTTGGCATCACCGGTTGCCTATGTTGACATAGAGTAAACAGTTGCATTAGCCTAGCTAGTTACACTAAACTCCTCAAGTTCTTATTtcatgtcccttttttttttttgtacaaccATACATGATTAATGAAAGAAAACCAGGCAATAATCTTTGGGGAACTTTGACTGTGCAAACTTTGATGTATTTCAAGATGTTTTGATCCCTTTTAGGATTAATGGAATCAAAGTtttgaaagagaagagagaaaggtAAAGGGCCGAACAGTACAACatttatagaaaaaaacataCCGTTTGAAACTAGATGTAATATATTGGGTTCTTAAAACTCTGGAATAGGATCTGGTTCTTACTGGTTTCCGTTCGGGGGTTCCTCCTGGAGGAGTATTGGAGGAGAGGCGTTTCTCCCTCTGGGCCATCTTGCTGTTAGGCTGCCTCAGAGCTCTCTTCAGCTCATTGATGCTGGCCTGGTGCTTTTGCAGAACATCTTCAGGCTTATCCAGGAACTGCTGCTTAGACAGTAAAGGTCACATCAGGGACAAAGCAAAAGTTGAAATCCTAGTCCTGTTTAATTATTGTTACAGATTTATTACGATATATGTGATTATGTAATTAAAGCTGAAAATCAGCGTGGAGGTTTATCTCGAGGGGGTTGGTGACTGTTCTATGTTTTGTCACTGTGCTGCAGGATATTTTAGTAATTGCACCACATGATCGGAAAACATATGCCTGCTGACCACGTCACCAGACTAAAACAGaccaaacacaaataaataacagtACACAGATCACGCCTTTAATCACTTGTTCCACTTGCATTGCTGCTTTTAGACAAAAGCGATACATCTCGTAGTTACAGggacaaacattttttatttctatttattattattcatctTGAACATTGTGATTAACACCAACATAGTTATTAAATGATCAATGGCTGCACAGAAAATACTTCCGACTGAGACATGCAAATGTTCAAACATTAGTGCACCAAACCATTGAGTGTGTCGAAAACAGCCTGAATGTTTGAATACCAAGTTGGTTGCTGTTGTTGCATACTGTGTTACATCAGGAAATGACAGGCATGGTAAGGAATAGGTAATCCCAGCAAACCTGTTGAACATGACACACATCACATGCAAAGAAGAGAGGACAAGCAGTACCTCCTGTTTGGGCCGAGGGGTGGCCCAATCCTTGTCCGAAAGATGAGGGAGCCCGAGGTGGGCCAAGTGAGATGAAGTGAAGGGTTTTTTGAGAGCAAAGCAGGAGGTTGAGAGTTAGGGCGGGGAGGGGTGGGGTGGAGAACAGAAGCGTGCAGAGACAAAGAGGTAAAGTGCTGCAGGTGAGTCCAAAAGGCAGGcgtccagacagacagacagacagatacaaacagaaacagtccACACCACCAGGGCTTTCAAGCCTTTAAAGACTGTTAAGCCATTTAATGTTCTGCCAAGAAGACAGGGACAATCCATTTCAGAGTCAGCCAATTGATAATTAATGCAGCCTTCTATTGACTGGAGATAAGTGCTTGGAGAGGGTGATTCTTCCCATTCTTCTTCAtccaaacattttgtaaaagcaCATTACAAAACCACAAATGAACAGATGCTTCAGAAGCTAATGCTATGTCAATATTTCCTGCACTACTTAATCACACTAGCACAGATACCTGCACAGGAATAATACAAGACTACACACACTGGTATAACCTTTACCTTGTAAATACAACAAAGACTGGATTTGTGAATCCAACAACAAACTACATTTGGTATCTAGAGAGCCgttttgcagataaaaaaaaatcattgaataTAATTCATTGAATGAATAAATCACTGAGAGGTTTTACCCATCTCAGCATAAGTACCATGAGATTTGTCAACTGGGGATCCACTAAATCATCAACATTGCTTCAAGGTCCCATCTGTTTATCCTGCTAAAAGCCATCAATCCCTCTAATTTCACACAGGGACTGTTAAAGATACACATTTTTGAACAtatgttgactttttttaaaaaacaagagtgTTTTCTGCTACAGTTGaactgtttctgtcattttaaagTGCTTCATGAAATCTAGTATCAATTTCTACCCTAGCTAGCTTTTCAGCAGAcagataagaagaaaaaaagtaaacatagagtctgaatacatttaaatgatatACTCGGAGTCTATTCATCTGAAGATCCTTTCATGCAGTTTCCATGGATAAGACTCAGTGGAAACCAGGAAATCCTgatgtgaaaaaacaacattccctcCAGAGACAAtcaaaatagaaacaaacaagagaGTACTGGTGCATGACCTACAACGACCCAaaaccacacaaacagacactgagGTCCAAGGCCAAAGTACCTCTGGTTTTGATTCTACAGGCGAGCCTGCCTCCTCAGCCTGCTGAAGAGGATGAAGTGGATGACaaagaggtcagagagagagagagagcagaggtcAGCGGAGCGTGTTAACAATATAGCAGGGACAAGAGAAGAACTGTTAGAGGCAGGATGCTGggttaaaagaaaagaatctGCAGAGAAGATGTCGAGATTTTCAGACGACAAGAAGAGGACACAATCATAAGTCCTAGAAGTTTAGCGAAAAGCAGAAATTGGGGGAAAATTGTGCCAAATAGAAAAAAGTAATAATGGTGATAAAAGGATCGCGTAAAAGAAGGATGAGGAGTGTTAGTCTGAagtttctgatttattttgtcaacTTTGGTGACTGCAGCTGCCAGATAAATGTTCAAAATTGTTGACTTgacagtttttgtatttttttagtaCTTTAGTATAGTTTCCAGTGCTGAACAGCAACATACTATTTATTAGGTCATTTATGTGTCCTAATAATTGCATAAATATACAAAGCAAGGCAGAGCCAAGTGTTGTATTGAAATACCTTCAGCTCCAATGTCTTGGTTGGTGTTTGGATGTTGCCCCCCCGAGGAGGTTTCTGAATTGGTTCCAGTTCCTGACCATCattcagctccagctcctgaTCTGTGTACTGGTCCTGGTCTTGGTCCTGATAGTGGTACTGATCGTGGTCCAGGTCAAGGCTGCCTTCTTGGTCCAGGTCTTCTCGAGACATGAACTGCGTTCGTTCACTGGAGCTTCTCTGGGACAGCTGGTCCATACTGTCCCCGAGAGCAGAGGCTGGAGAAAAGTGAGTAAAGGGGAACATTGACAGTCTGGACTTCCGTGTTGAAACTTTTACATGGCACAACCCTACAGTCCAGTGTTTAACAGGACTGAATGTCGGTATAGACTGTGCCTTTATATGAAGTCTTCAGTGTGGCGGTGATGGCATGAACTGTGCTCATCAGCCCTTCAACGATGCTGAAGTTGTCATTAATGATCTTGGACAGGGGAGACTGGCAGTAGGCAGTGCAGGAAGCATTGCTGATGTCTGGGAGCGAGTTGTCATACTTCTTATGGTTGACACCCATCAAGTGAAACTCTGCCCTCACTACTGTTTTCCAAAGTTTTTTCAAGTTCTGACAAAATGGAACTCTCAGAGATTTGAAAGATAccacactcaaagcactttttcatttttttgctaTCACTatctaagttttttttttttaaaggagtgaCAATGGGTCATGTCTTCCCAGGTATTCATACTTTAATACATACCGGTATTCTGTTTTATCCAACAGTATTACTCTCGATGGGACCATATACAAAAAATGAACACCATGCTTTATTGAATACAATTTAGCTACTTAGAGACACTAAACCCATTAAGACAATGTTAACTATTTCAATgattaaagtaaaaatacagtgattaaaaaaataataataatttcaccTTTGAAAGCAAGAGGCCACATTTAAAAATTATACGACTTGAATTAGCTCTATTGCTGGTATATTTACAAAGAATTAGATAGAAGTAGATTTTCATGCTTATGGAAttattcatccattcatcaattTTCTCAATTTATTCCCTAACAACAAAATTGTACGGTAAGTGAAACTtgatgagaaaaaagaaacagcagagtTTACTTACCTCCATCAATGCTTCTCGGCAGCAAGTACCTCTTGCTAACAGACCGTTCAAACTGTGGTGCGGGCCTGTCAATCAGAGCGCTGGCCTGTCTGGTTTGAGCTTGGGTCCGCCCGCTGTAGCGGAACTTGGAGCCAATCACCAGGAACCCCTTGGGAGGCGGCTCTGGGGAAACCAACCTGTAGGAAGGTTCAGTCGGTGTAAATCTACAACAAATACTCAGATTTTGCATCTTCTGGCAACTTTGATTAAATACTTTGACACCCCAGCATAGGGGTGAGgctttattaataataaaagttCCTAAGTTCCCCAATCATTTCCTGTGATTTTCTTTGaagaactataaaaaaaaaagtgtgttagTTCAGCTTTGACTGTTGAATTAGAAGATTCATTTTTGTCTGAAAGGTAAACTTATATCagcataaaaaatgaaaacaggaaaacaaatcaTCCAAACATAACCTCtaaaaatatttagagtcttgtAGTCACCAGTTATGAGTCCAGGATGTAAGTGAACCCTGCCCCCTTAAAACCACAACTTAACACTTTGACTTTTTGGTTATTGTAGGAGTAAAGcatatgagacaaaatgtgttaaaatcaCTGTAAAAGTGCCAGTACAGATTCTGCAGCCTTTAGAGAAAACAAAGCAGTCCAGCTCTTTCTGACAGTTTCTAAGTGTATGCTCAGCCAAACAGGTTCTAGCTCTTTCTTCATTTTAACCACAGAGTCGTGGAAGGGGTCTCTTATCTTTAACAGTTGCGTAATGTGAAGCACTGTAAAGTGTTCGTCAAAAAAATATCATCCTTTTGAGAGTTAAGATGACCTGCTGTGCATGTAAATAAAAGATCATCTAGGTTAAAgtatcatttttaaaagtgGTGTAATTAACAGTTTACCAACTGATGCTGTCTCCCTATTTTTAGAATCAAAGTCCCCTGAACCTCCCTACAAATGTACAGTTACATATCACTTTATCCAAAGGATGTTGGAATTATTATGGATCAACCTGAATGACCTGGGAATAATGCCACAATGAGAAGTTAAAGAGTCAAGGAATTGTATGAGGGTAACCTGTGAGATAATCTGTCATGCAAAGTGTGAACAGATTGTGCAGGGTGAGATGACTTCAGTGCAGAGAGGGCATGTTACAGTGCATGTGTAAGGTCCTACCTGAAAAAGGTGTGGTGTTCAATGCAGACCTTCCACAATCGCTTTGAGGCCCGGTGGTTTGGCAGCTTGAAGCCTATGGTGCTTTCAAACTGTTCATACTGAGCAGTGAGGGAAAggagtggaggtggaggtggtggaaGAGGAGAAAGGGAGGCGTAGAAGAAGAGAGTGAAGGAAGGGTGTTGAGTGCAGGGAAAGATGAGGGATTGGTAGCAGGGTGAATTTGTTTACTCTGCAGCAATGGAAAAATCAATACTGTATTTCTGTTTGTGCTAAGAAAGTTATTATCAAGTTTATCCAGATCCATGTCAGGCAGGTTTCCCATCTCTAACCAACCTACAAATTAACCATTTGTGTGATCACTCTAACTGGTGTGAACTGCGTAAACTTTTAAACAAACCTTAATAGCAATATAAACTCTCTATAGACAATAAGACTGGTCCTTTTACAAGAGAAGCAAACTTCATCCATAGCAAAAATCTGTGGGTACAGTTTAAAATTAAAGAgcttaaaaacacaatgacaaccCTGCAGGCAAATTTGAAACGACAGCTAACTTAAGAGGAAAGATCAGCAGAAGAAAGTATATGCATACGTAATGGCCATGGTTTTCACCACAAAAATGTCATTGTCAGTTTCACAGTGGGTATAAGACACACTGCAGATGCCCCCAAGGCCAGaggatgaaggaaaaaaaaacagcaaaccaTTATAAATGTAGGGAGTCAAAAAAAACCAGAGCGGTCATAATGTGACTGTTACATTTGCAAGTAAAATCCTTGATGAAAGTGCAAATCCTCACGACTGGCTAATCACATATTAAActcagcagagaggaagagaggaggagaagaagaatgaaaGCACGACCTATCAGCCTAATCTTTAAGAACGGTATCTCTGAGGGCTATAAATAATGTCTCCTTGTCAGTTGTCACGTGGCTATGTGCAGATAAATCTCAGAGGCAACACTTCTATCAAACCATGAAATGACTATTTATGCTGTTTTGGGACGAGTCAAAAAGAGACAATGATGTAATTCTAACAACTGTGAAGGCATGAAATAGAAAAGAGGCTCTTTACCAAATGATCTTTTATTCCACTTGCCTCGGCTTTGCTACAGTGACTGCCGTGAACTGTTCCAGTGGGATTGTGCATGCAATAATTTTGAGGTGAACTACTCCACCGTACGTCAACATGCAAGAGACAAGATAATGAGAGTTTTTATTTACCTCTCCCGGGCGGATCTTGATATAGAAGTTGCTCCTCTTGTAGGAGATCTTGAGGATTTTTGGCCAGGCGAAGCGGTTGATTCTCAGTCGGTCTCGGTAGATGAGCAAACCGTTGGCGCTCACACCGAGCATGATGTCGATTCCTTCTGAATcctggtggggaaaaaaaaggcattgaGCAAAAGTGTTTTTGAACCTTCAAATTTGAATGGAACCTGAGTGTTATCTCTGTACCTTAGCATGATGCAAGTCCACGCCATACATTGAGagtttctttgcattttctaGGAAGTTCACCTCTGCATCTGCTGGACTCATccccctgaaacacaaaaagccACACATGATTCATCACAAATCAGCTATACCAACATTACACACTATCTTTATGGAATTCAATACAATTAAAGTCGTCATTTTTTCTCTGACCTGTAGTTATGgtgcagctccatcactctctcctcAAGCTCTCGCGTCTGGTTTGGAGCAAAGCGGAAGTCGCTGACATAGTCGGGGCCATGGTCCTCTGGCTCGTAGTCTCCCAGCTCTGCCTGGACGGTGTAGGAGCCGAGAAGGGCGTGGGTGACGAACGAGCAGGGCAGGCGACCAGACAGGATGTCGTCCCTCAGCTGCAAACACAGATAGTACCTAAAGAAACACCAAAAGGAGAAATGTTACTGATATTTGTTGAGTTTATTGACTTCAGTGGGAAGCCTgtgaaatgagaaaatgttggACTTGTCAGTAACAGTCAATATTCAGCGTTGTTAGCCAAGCTAGCAGTGTGTGGCTAAAGCAACGGCAATGTTTGTTTGGGAGTCAGTCCACAACATTACAATGTTATGCACTAGAATCATTTCTATAGAATTCATATGTCTTATgttcctatttctttttttttttttacatgttcgaaataaagaaattaaatatgTCAACTTTCTTGCTGATgatgctgtgtttgtttctggcAGGAGGTGATACATAATTTAATTAACAGCAATCAATTTTGTGATTCCACTCTGCTTTTTTGATGCAGCAATCGAcagtatttcattttcaaaagggGGGTCTCTTAAAATTCTATAATTTCCTCTGGAGACTTCTGAATGCTGATTTCTTGTTCTTGGCTTTAGTTACAGATGTTTTCAGCAGAGCTGTtttctttgggtttttttttttcacaaaatgttgttGGCCGAACCTAACATATTAGACTTCAGACACCCAAGTCACCAGAGTTCATTCATTGTAAGTTAAAAGTCCCAATCATTGCATTCAGTCCTACCTGGTAATGTCTTCAATGAGCACAGACGGGTCTGGAGGGTAGAACTTGACAGAAAATCCAAAGATCCAGGAACCAACTGTAGGAGAACCACCCGCAGAGATGTTTTCAATGACTGCCTGTTCATTAAAATGCAGCATGTGTGTGGATTTGTTGCATTGTGTCTGtggggtgtgtgtttgtttctgtctgaggAACTTACCCCGAATCTGCTTCTTGATCTCTTTGGAGGGATCCAACCAAttctaataaagaaaaaaaacagtctccTTTGAGGAGTTCAACCACAGAAAAACCATCTATACCCACTttttaaaaggctttttaaaGAATACTAACTCCCTAGCTGCTCTTACGTTTTAAACTCTTTTCTCTAGTCAAAAGCCAAATATATTCATCAACAAGAAAATGGATGAAAGCTTCAATAAACACTGAAAGCATCAATATAAATGCCAGTTCAGTCCGGCTCCCTCTGCTTAATGTCACTCCAGCTTTCATGGTGCTCTGTGGACCCTGTTCACCATTTTTAAAAGGCCATACAGTCTAATCACATTTTGAAAGGTTAAAGGCCATGTATGCCACTCTCAGGATTTAAGTGCTAAAGCTCGGTGAAAAGGTCAACCAGGGACTCAAAGTTTTATAACACCTGGAAAAACAGTCTGAGCAAAAAGGGCAGGTTGGCTGAAAGGCTGGTTGACATAAGCTCTGGGATCATTAATAAAATAGAACCAAAAAGAAAATTATGTTGTGCACTTAAGCCAAGTGTTTGCAGATCATACTGGAAAAGGAGACACATGTGAATTTGTAAAGGAAAGTAAGTGCAACAACTTCCACAACAGCTACATAACTGCTCAACCATTTCAAGCCAAGTATTCACCAGTAAACCACAAATTAGAATCCAGTATTCAGTTCAAAGCATTTTACATGCTTTTGACGCAACCACAACATTGGCTTACACTGAAATGATTTTCTAAACGGttcacatgaataaaaaacatttagagaatACAAATGTGACCACAGGCTGTATTCAAGCTTTCTTCATGGGAAAAGACAAAGTGAGTATTAATCCATCAATGAATAAATCTCAACACAGACAGTACTGTattgaacaaacacaaacatgcacctcatcaatgtgtatgtgtgagttcTCACTAAGTTACATTTGGAAATCACTTTAAGATCTTCACATGCCTATCCAATTATTACAGAGTAAACAACAGCTAAGGTTTTGGCACATACAGAGAATCTTGGGTTTTGGGTCCAGACCTTGTTTCACTAACTCCAGCAAATGAAGTGATTAAAGATGGAAACTGAGCATAATGTGATGACAATTCTGTCAGATGTCAGGTTAGGTTCAGTTGTGGCTCTTATAATTAAAAAGatattgttgttttatgatgccaagtaaaatgttgtttttttttgtttggtgtggttgcatgtgtgtgtgtgtgtgtgtgtgtgtgtgtgtgtgtgtgtgtgtgtgtgtgtgtgtgtctgaccttgGAGATATCCGTGTCCTGGAAACACAAGCCAAAGTAGTCCCTCTCCAGCAGGTTCAGATGGCCACACACCATGTCCAGCAGTGTCTGGCCCTTGGCAAATTTCTgtgacacacagaaatacagaaacacacccacacacaaacgtgagacatacacacaaacacataagcatatatatatatatatatatagaacacacagcaggagggcAGGTGAGAAAGAGCGGTGCAggttttataaaaatgtgtacCATGCCAGCATAATAACGAGATTTAATAAAGATGTGGGAGACTGTGGTGCATCTGCATGCCTtatgttaaataaagaaatctcaTAACTGCAATATTTCACAAGCTTGTCCCTTTTTCATACACTTCCTATCCTCTTGTTATTAGATTTTCTACACAAGCACACATAATAATCTTAAAATATACatgtacatatttatattttctttcatgCGTGATGTAAAAATGCAGTCCAACTGTGTTCAGAGAGATGTTTTTGGTGTGGCCCTCCCCCGCTGAGAGGGAAGAGCTTCTctatcctcctctctcctccctctcctctcctctctctctctctgtttctttatgAGGAGTGATTGCATTTGGCATCAGTGGCGTTTCAAGAGACCACACCTATTTTCTCTGGGAGCCTTCAGGGCTGAGAACACGGCCTCTGTGGGTGCACAGGCAGCCTTGGCAAACTGCTGttccattacacacacacacacacacacacacacacacagacacacacacacacacacacacacacacacacacacacacacacacacacacacacacacacacacacacacacacacacacacacacacagaggaacacacacGCCAGATTCATCTCCAAGGGAAACCTGGCTCCTATGGTGACAAAGCATCCAAGcagctgttaccatggaaacagaaGTAATAAGTCCCTTCTGAATCTGCCTGTGCCCTCTCAGTCTATCTGTGGTTACCACAGGGCTGACAATAAGCTATGTTCAGGTTTAATAGGAAAAATATGGCAGTTGTCGGCGGCGCTTTCAAAAATTAAAGACAGGCTAATTAATAAAGCATCATAAAGCCGTCTATCTCtcaataatataaataataatcgATATCCTGCTGCACTGAGGCTGCTGTGGGAGACTGTCAAAGAATCATGCTGATTAGCAGGCAGAGGCTGCAGTCAGAGATATTTTTAGGGTCGTGACACATACAATATATTCaattttttaacaaaatgaaatTGCAACACACATCTCAGGTGGCCCCCCAAGCATGGCGAGCAATTCCATAGCTGCTGATGAGATTTCTGAGTCGCTCCAATTGCTTCCTATCACATTTCTGTGACTAGTTTTGTGGGCTGATTTGTGTTAGTGGCCATTTGGTGTAATTCTAAGAATTCAAATCGATCATAGAAATGTATATAATGGCAAAATTTCATCTTTGTAAACaccaaataaatataaacattttttgacCTCTGACAATTTAGGTATTTTTAGATCAATAGTTATGCAGCAATAATCTTCAGGGGTGAAGCTAAATAAAAATGCAGCTCAaattcctcttttattttgcaCACTGATTAACACCCATATCCTTCAAATCACATGCCGAAATGTTGTAATATAATCTTTAAATGAGAAGCCTCACAACCCAGGCTGATACAATTCCTATGTCATCGCAGGAGAGCTCCCTCAAGAGCTACTGAAGGCTCTATGCAACTGTCTAAATATGCTTTGTACTCAGggtaagaaaacacaacttcatatttgaaaaagaaatccatTTGAAATCTGCATTATGCCACTTGTTTtagttgaaaaaacaaaaacattaatcaTGTACTTTACACTCCATACATAATGCTGCATCCCTTTTAAGGTTGCTATGGTAAAACGATACGGGTATGCCCTAAACATTAAATGGTTACTCAAGCTTTGATGGATACATTTTGTCTTATTCCACATTCATTTGTTGAAAAGTTTAACGATAAATTTGTGGCTAGATTAAAGGCATCTGGGAAAAAGTTcagatgaacatttaaaatttaaaaaaaaatattgaatgatTTTCAAATTCAGAGGCCGAATCACAAGTTTGGAAAGTTatcctgtttttcattcatttgttatAAATCTCTGTGGGTCAAAACATATGGTGAGTTAATTAGCTTAGCTCATGTAAGAAAAGCTGCTCTTCAATCAAACTGCTCCAGTGTTGGTCTGTAAACATTGTCGATATATCTCATCAAGAGattaaaactaaattaaacttGAAGTGTTTAGTTCTGTAGCACACTGCACACAGACTTCTTAAAGCGGCAGAGGCACAGTGGAGCTGCAGGGGAACTTGTTTGATGGGTGTTATTAAAATGGGAAGACATTGTGCAGAATCTGCTGTAGATAAAATGATCTGATCATCCTTTAAGCTTTTTTAGGAGGCCGAGTTTGGCCCCAGTGTCATTAATCTTTCATTTGTTCAGATCACATTTGAGGAGATATTGGTTTTCTCTGCAGAGGAAATTTTAGAATGAGaacataaaacatgttgtaTGGTTTATGTTTTTAGTCTGTGCATAACCCTTTTTGAACTGCATGATTGCTGTTATTGTTGCATTCTCTATGCGTCACTTGTTAAGACAAGAAAACCATGTCATGGGTTAAAGCATGAAAGCCTTTTTTAATAGGGTCCCTATTCAGCACCAGCAGCTGAGCTTTGAAAAATCAGTGGCACAGAATGCTTTGATTTTAAACCCAAAACAGCATGGCCCCTTTTCAATGAAGTGGAAATGCACACAGTCATGCGcagtagcggagcgagtgtgggggcagaaggtgcggccgccccgggcccactgttgtctcaaggggcccactttgagccaaatttaacacgcattttgttatttagttgaattttctaattaaattaaattgactaggtctgagtcccacttttcttttgccgcaatcaagacaggcaatgtattttgtagagcagagaggggcccccctccactgccaagggggttctcaacttcggcagcaaacagtACCAGCGGGGTGtaatgtttgtaatgtca
This region of Labrus bergylta chromosome 12, fLabBer1.1, whole genome shotgun sequence genomic DNA includes:
- the si:dkey-178k16.1 gene encoding band 4.1-like protein 1 isoform X3 encodes the protein MTTEKALAEEMKSAMEGDARRTNQVPEDHGDADDSSEKTPSKASKSPQKTNKRPKTVPVKITLLDGSDYEVAVEKFAKGQTLLDMVCGHLNLLERDYFGLCFQDTDISKNWLDPSKEIKKQIRVGSWIFGFSVKFYPPDPSVLIEDITRYYLCLQLRDDILSGRLPCSFVTHALLGSYTVQAELGDYEPEDHGPDYVSDFRFAPNQTRELEERVMELHHNYRGMSPADAEVNFLENAKKLSMYGVDLHHAKDSEGIDIMLGVSANGLLIYRDRLRINRFAWPKILKISYKRSNFYIKIRPGEYEQFESTIGFKLPNHRASKRLWKVCIEHHTFFRLVSPEPPPKGFLVIGSKFRYSGRTQAQTRQASALIDRPAPQFERSVSKRYLLPRSIDGASALGDSMDQLSQRSSSERTQFMSREDLDQEGSLDLDHDQYHYQDQDQDQYTDQELELNDGQELEPIQKPPRGGNIQTPTKTLELKQAEEAGSPVESKPEDWATPRPKQEQQFLDKPEDVLQKHQASINELKRALRQPNSKMAQREKRLSSNTPPGGTPERKPETPPTPAIHEEPLDEASREPWERRLGSLSEDDQDHDILYLKETHLGIERKCSSITVSSTSSLEAEVDFTVLTDLHTGMEEFSRGMSELGDRDLSPDVGLCFGIDYLQQQQGPCEPPPPLVSAPLSRGASSSPPAKLIQAEEVRQEVKRPDVQPVVPKKPKRSVPVSSSVDREQTHREAGRISAATPLSREASDVMPTPAVRKTDVRTETQPNGSEVTTTIVEFADQDHGITSLSEVSYSTRKSVSPVHMSSFGREASGSPILVAENVTSATTHVTKTVKGGYSETRIEKRIIITGDDDVDQEQALAIAIQEAKQQHPDMQVTKAVVVRETESSTEDRHGASES